In one Diabrotica virgifera virgifera chromosome 7, PGI_DIABVI_V3a genomic region, the following are encoded:
- the LOC114324788 gene encoding negative elongation factor E — translation MVYIHFPANFTEEELMLQAKYQKLKKKKKAIQALKAPKPEPEKPIIPKRPAEARDAREVAKKLIKSGVIPAISKQQKQPEQGFKRPRGLERKLISDKTVSGYQPFSAVQMEDGPDNPQNTPPRIKNLYDTFANARDREERGLTEKQQQQVKTDKPRQGNTIYVAGYKITEEFLKKHFTTMGNIINISMEIEKNRGFITFDKTDAAERAISEMDGSMVSGIPLKVSLARRQPQIEPINDATSSAAWATLASSHSQKGNHRDKRNLVSYDDMFD, via the exons ATGGTATACATTCATTTTCCTGCAAACTTTACAGAGGAAGAATTAATGTTACAGGcgaaataccaaaaattaaagaaaaag AAAAAGGCCATACAAGCCCTGAAGGCACCAAAACCAGAGCCTGAAAAACCCATAATACCTAAAAGGCCTGCTGAAGCCAGAGATGCCAGAGAGGTAGCAAAGAAGTTAATAAAATCAGGTGTTATACCAGCTATTTCTAAACAGCAGAAACAACCTGAGCAAGGTTTTAAGCGTCCAAGAGGTCTAGAACGGAAACTGATTTCAGATAAAACTGTGAGTGGATATCAACCATTTTCAGCTGTACAAATGGAGGATGGGCCAG ATAATCCTCAAAATACACCACCTAGAATCAAAAACCTATATGATACATTCGCCAATGCAAGAGATAGGGAAGAAAGGGGGCTTACCGAAAAACAACAACAACAAGTGAAAACGGATAAACCCAGGCAGGGCAATACTATCTACGTAGCTGGTTACAAAATTACTGAAGAATTTTTGAAGAAACATTTTACAACTATGggaaatattattaatatatcaaTGGAAATTGAAAAGAA TCGAGGTTTTATAACTTTTGATAAAACTGATGCTGCAGAAAGGGCAATATCTGAG ATGGATGGAAGTATGGTATCTGGAATCCCTCTAAAAGTATCATTAGCTAGAAGACAACCTCAAATTGAACCCATAAATGATGCAACCTCGTCAGCTGCATGGGCTACTCTTG CTTCTAGTCATTCTCAGAAAGGCAACCATAGAGATAAGAGAAACTTGGTATCCTATGACGATATGTTTGACTGA